One Brassica napus cultivar Da-Ae chromosome C2, Da-Ae, whole genome shotgun sequence DNA window includes the following coding sequences:
- the LOC106436410 gene encoding putative 57 kDa heat shock protein produces the protein MEIKILENDNLYVRADLPGVPDDGVRHRVDSVRQKVVFFSGEETLGGDGDKVDDDVREYSGTAGLGCDCCEITGVDAKMKDGVLRMIVSRVKIKDHDNKCTHFLPTQHR, from the exons ATGGAGATCAAGATCCTCGAAAACGACAACCTTTACGTCCGTGCCGACTTGCCCGGTGTTCCCGACGACGGTGTCCGCCACAGAGTCGACTCCGTGAGACAAAAGGTTGTATTTTTCTCCGGTGAAGAAACTCTCGGCGGCGACGGCGATAAGGTTGACGACGACGTTCGCGAGTACTCCGGGACAGCCGGTTTAGGGTGTGACTGCTGCGAGATAACCGGGGTGGATGCGAAGATGAAAGATGGAGTGTTGAGGATGATTGTGTCAAGGGTCAAAATCAAAGACCATGACAACAAGTGTACGCACTTTCTCCCTACCCAACACAG GTAA
- the LOC106436413 gene encoding AP-2 complex subunit mu, with protein MPVAASAIYFLNLRGDVLINRTYRDDVGGNMVDAFRTHIMQTKELGNCPVRQIGGCSFVYMRISNVYIVIVVSSNANVACGFKFVVEAVALFKSYFGGAFDEDAIRNNFVLIYELLDEIMDFGYPQNLSPEILKLYITQEGVRSPFSSKPKDKPVPNATLQVTGAVGWRREGLSYKKNEVFLDIVESVNLLMSSKGNVLRCDVTGKVLMKCFLSGMPDLKLGLNDKLGLEKESEMKSRPAKSGKTIELDDVTFHQCVNLTRFNSEKTVSFVPPDGEFELMKYRITEGVNLPFRVLPTIKELGRTRMEVNVKVKSVFGAKMFALGVVVKIPVPKQTAKTNFQVTTGRAKYNPSIDCLVWKIRKFPGQTESTLSAEIELISTMGEKKSWTRPPIQMEFQVPMFTASGLRVRFLKVWEKSGYNTVEWVRYITKAGSYEIRC; from the exons ATGCCGGTGGCAGCTTCGGCCATCTACTTTCTGAATCTCCGTGGCGATGTACTCATCAATCGCACTTACCGAGACGACGTCGG AGGAAACATGGTGGATGCATTTAGAACGCATATAATGCAAaccaaggagctagggaactgTCCTGTGCGTCAGATTGGTGGCTGCTCCTTCGTCTACATGCGAATCAGCAATGTCTACATTGTGATTGTTGTCAGTAGCAACGCTAATGTAGCTTGTGGATTCAAATTCGTTGTTGAG GCTGTTGCTTTGTTCAAATCGTACTTTGGTGGAGCTTTTGATGAAGACGCTATTAGGAATAACTTTGTTCTCATTTATGAGTTGTTGGACG AGATTATGGATTTTGGCTATCCACAGAATCTCTCTCCTGAAATTTTGAAGCTTTATATTACTCAGGAAGGTGTACGCTCACCATTTTCATCCAAG CCCAAGGACAAACCTGTTCCAAATGCAACGTTACAAGTTACCGGTGCTGTTGGTTGGAGGAGAGAGGGCCTTTCTTATAAAAAGAATGAG GTGTTTCTGGATATTGTGGAAAGTGTAAACCTTCTGATGTCCTCTAAAG GTAATGTTCTTCGTTGTGATGTGACGGGGAAAGTTTTAATGAAATGTTTCCTTTCGGGAATGCCTGATTTGAAGTTGGGGTTGAATGATAAGCTTGGTCTTGAGAAGGAATCTGAAATGAAATCTCGTCCAGCTAAGAG TGGTAAAACCATTGAGCTTGATGATGTCACATTTCACCAGTGTGTGAACCTGACTAGATTCAACTCCGAGAAGACCGTTAGCTTTGTACCCCCGGATGGTGAATTTGAACTGATGAA GTATCGAATAACAGAGGGTGTGAATCTGCCTTTCCGCGTATTACCAACAATCAAAGAACTTGGTCGTACACGCATGGAAGTAAATGTCAAG GTCAAAAGTGTGTTTGGCGCTAAAATGTTTGCCCTCGGAGTCGTAGTTAAAATTCCAGTGCCAAAACAAACAGCAAAGACTAACTTCCAAGTGACAACTGGTCGCGCTAAGTACAATCCATCAATCGATTGCTTGGTTTGGAA gatAAGAAAATTTCCAGGACAAACTGAGTCCACACTAAGTGCGGAGATTGAGTTGATCTCAACGATGGGAGAAAAGAAATCTTGGACAAGGCCACCAATCCAGATGGAGTTTCAG GTGCCAATGTTCACAGCATCTGGTTTGCGAGTTCGTTTCCTCAAG GTGTGGGAGAAGAGCGGTTACAACACGGTTGAGTGGGTTAGATACATAACCAAAGCGGGATCGTATGAGATCAGATGCTGA
- the LOC125581838 gene encoding uncharacterized protein LOC125581838 translates to MAMVRASKNIVSYVRELKPRKDTSRIEVRIVRLWRNYNKESGNTIEMVFVDKEGTRIHASVGEQLIKKFDDKLREGDAIVVQLFKVYDAIGEYRTTPHPYKIGFFQTTFVGKADDFPSAVLKKYFADFSDILGGNLDHSCLVGELVSYTVKESFTFVILVPYLTLVFVM, encoded by the exons ATGGCAATGGTGCGAGCATCCAAAAACATTGTTTCTTATGTTAGAGAATTAAAACCCCGTAAAGATACGTCGCGTATTGAAGTTAGGATTGTTCGCTTGTGGAGAAACtataacaaagaatcaggaaacaCCATTGAAATGGTTTTTGTTGATAAAGAA GGGACAAGAATTCATGCTTCAGTTGGTGAACAACTCATCAAAAAATTCGATGACAAGCTACGCGAGGGAGATGCGATTGTCGTCCAGTTGTTCAAAGTGTACGATGCTATTGGTGAATACCGTACAACGCCACATCCGTACAAAATTGGCTTCTTTCAAACAACATTTGTTGGTAAAGCTGATGATTTTCCAAGTGCAGTTCTCAAAAAGTATTTCGCGGACTTCTCTGATATTCTTGGTGGAAATCTTGATCATAGTTGTTTGGTTGGTGAGTTAGTTTCTTACACAGTTAAAGAGTCTTTCACTTTTGTTATACTTGTTCCTTATTTGACGCTTGTTTTTGTTATGTAG
- the LOC125582437 gene encoding uncharacterized protein LOC125582437, with product MSTMIICVIRFSSVKEWKGAYSISSGLPDDSLALTKNDSSQWSVGTATSICARFFVLNERLTIREIIDSTLVGTFVTLESIETIDTERGWFKLIAHVKDDSGEANFLLFDANTQQIVRHSAAELYDENEDEDFLPEAVSDLFGKRVLFEISVDVDNIKRKSSQYVVRLATDDREMVEEFADLPPKPVLMLESADDISSGSGGFTATPLSKRKSE from the exons ATGTCCACCATGATTATTTGTGTTATCAGATTCTCTTCTGTTAAAGAGTGGAAAG GTGCTTACTCCATATCTAGCGG TCTCCCTGATGATTCACTTGCTCTTACAAAGAACGATAGTAGCCAATGGTCTGTTGGTACTGCTACATCTATTTGTGCCAGGTTTTTTGTTCTtaatgagaggctaaccataaGAGAGATCATTGATAGTACTCTG GTTGGCACTTTTGTCACTCTGGAGTCTATTGAAACAATTGATACTGAACGTGGCTG gttcaaaTTAATTGCTCATGTTAAGGACGACAGCGGTGAGgctaattttcttttgtttgatgCTAATACTCAACAAATTGTGCGTCATTCTGCCGCTGAACTCTATGACGAG AATGAAGATGAAGACTTCTTACCAGAAGCAGTTAGCGATCTCTTTGGTAAGAGAGTCCTTTTTGAGATTTCAGTTGATGTTGATAACATCaaaagaaagagctctcagtatGTTGTTCGATTGGCTACTGATGACCGTGAAATGGTTGAGGAATTTGCTGATTTGCCTCCTAAACCG GTCCTAATGTTGGAGTCCGCAGATGATATTTCCTCTGGTTCTGGTGGTTTTACAGCAACTCCTTTGTCCAAAAGAAAAAGCGAATAA
- the LOC106423737 gene encoding uncharacterized protein LOC106423737, which produces MTRQTNPTLPAVCIADAPPKATQSPLQQTKTNEFIPPPRFIVEDHPEAYNNRYEMESESENENEDEENQTYTTYPAGESLINPSPQHIPQQTNNTVTSPIIIGIQKNGYYDDGDPGWNCTFCQAYMWYGERIGKRRRSSNPVFTMCCKRGKVVLPWLANPQMELMTLLCKGDELSKHYREFIRAYNIMFSFTSLGGKIDHSINNGRGPFVFQMSGENYHRSGDIVPEPGQAPKFSQLYIIDTLNEIKNRLDAYAGSDRAAAKKLREPLVLLLKNMLDQCNPHVKAFRSARERFDVEGSTGYRMRLIESRQSDGRTHNLPTANEVAALIPGDFVLNMETRDIVLESTSGKLQRISELHPAYLPLQYPLLFPFGEDGFRLNIPIGFEDSTARKRKNVTMREYFAFRILERRWEAPTITRSGRLFHQFLVDAYTMIESSRLRYLWMNQKKLRSSSYAAIQKAATRAGAKMAEQGTRIFIPATFNGGKRYMKQHYYDAMALCKYHGFPDIFITFTCNPKWPEVKRNLQKYNLTTEDRAEILYRVFKMKLDNLIGELTKKNGSLFGHVAAADDIDKIISAEIPDKTVDPDLYVIVGDCMMHGPCGAAKKDNVCMVNGKCSKMFPKPLNIRTSIDANGFPVYMRRIDGRFIEKNGIRLDNEFVVPYNRDLMLRYRAHMNVEWCVQTRAVKYLFKYIHKGPDYASAAMDKEDEDGVIDEIKTYYDCRYERMGTTETRLCDREDCAYSAIRGPTSYEDIRTVDGVLYPTYEDACYALGLMDDDKEFIEAIKDASDCSSATLMLCGKLLGSILPTIFFTRSGEKMDNLVSFV; this is translated from the exons ATGACACGACAAACAAATCCGACTCTTCCAGCAGTGTGTATAGCAGATGCACCTCCTAAAG CTACTCAAAGTCCATTACAACAAACCAAAACTAATGAATTCATTCCTCCACCAAGGTTCATCGTCGAGGACCATCCTGAAG CTTACAATAATCGATATGAAATGGAAAGTGAGtctgaaaatgaaaatgaagatgAGGAGAATCAGACTTACACTACCTATCCAGCTGGAGAGTCTTTGATTAACCCATCACCACAACATATCCCACAACAAACTAATAATACAGTTACTTCGCCTATTATCATCGGGATACAAAAAAACG GTTACTACGACGACGGAGATCCAGGTTGGAATTGTACGTTTTGTCAAGCATATATGTGGTATGGTGAAAGAATTGGAAAACGCCGGCGTAGTTCCAATCCTGTCTTCACAATGTGTTGTAAACGTGGTAAAGTTGTACTTCCTTGGCTCGCGAATCCTCAAATGGAGTTAATGACTTTGTTATGCAAAGGAGACGAGTTAAGCAAACATTATCGAGAGTTCATACGAGCTTACAATATAATGTTCTCTTTCACATCTCTTGGGGGAAAGATAGATCATTCTATTAACAATGGTCGTGGACCATTTGTTTTCCAAATGTCCGGTGAGAACTATCATCGCAGTGGTGATATAGTTCCCGAGCCTGGACAAGCTCCGAAATTTTCCCAGCTCTATATCATTGATACTTTAAATGAGATCAAAAATAGACTTGATGCTTATGCCGG GTCTGACAGAGCTGCTGCTAAGAAACTAAGAGAACCActtgttcttcttctgaagAATATGTTAGATCAGTGTAACCCTCATGTCAAGGCTTTTAGGTCTGCAAGAGAAAGATTCGACGTGGAAGGATCAACAGGTTATAGGATGAGATTGATTGAAAGTCGACAATCTGATGGACGGACCCATAATCTGCCGACTGCAAATGAAGTGGCTGCTTTGATACCTggagattttgttttaaatatggaGACACGAGATATTGTTCTAGAGAGTACAAGTGGAAAGTTGCAAAGGATAAGTGAATTACATCCGGCGTATTTGCCTCTGCAATATCCACTATTGTTTCCATTTGGAGAGGATGGCTTTCGATTAAATATTCCTATTGGTTTTGAAGACAGCACTGCGAGAAAACGCAAGAATGTAACTATGCGTGAGTACTTTGCATTTCGGATTTTAGAGAGGAGGTGGGAAGCACCTACAATTACAAGATCAGGCAGATTGTTTCATCAGTTCCTTGTGGACGCTTACACAATGATAGAATCAAGTAGACTGCGTTACTTATGGATGAATCAGAAAAAGCTTCGGTCAAGTAGTTACGCTGCAATCCAGAAAGCAGCTACAAGAGCTGGAGCTAAGATGGCTGAGCAAGGGACCCGAATTTTCATTCCAGCAACTTTCAACGGGGGAAAAAGGTATATGAAGCAGCACTACTATGATGCCATGGCTCTGTGCAAATACCATGGATTTCCCGATATTTTCATCACTTTTACGTGCAATCCAAAATGGCCTGAAGTTAAAAGGAATCTGCAAAAATATAACCTGACCACCGAAGACAGAGCAGAAATATTGTATAGAGTTTTCAAGATGAAACTCGATAATCTTATCGGCGAGTTGACTAAAAAGAACGGCTCCTTATTTGGGCATGTTGCTGCAG CCGATGATATAGATAAGATTATTTCCGCTGAAATACCAGACAAGACAGTAGATCCAGACCTGTATGTAATCGTTGGGGATTGTATGATGCATGGTCCTTGCGGTGCAGCAAAGAAGGATAATGTATGTATGGTTAACGGTAAATGTTCTAAGATGTTTCCGAAACCTCTCAACATCAGGACATCGATTGACGCAAATGGATTTCCAGTTTACATGCGTCGGATTGATGGTAGGTTCATTGAGAAAAATGGAATCAGATTAGACAATGAATTTGTTGTACCATACAACAGAGACCTCATGCTTCGTTATCGCGCGCATATGAATGTCGAGTGGTGCGTCCAAACACGAGCtgttaagtatcttttcaaataTATCCATAAGGGACCTGATTATGCCTCAGCTGCAATggataaagaagatgaagatggcgTCATTGACGAAATCAAAACATATTACGACTGCag GTACGAGAGAATGGGTACCACGGAAACGAGGCTTTGCGATAGGGAGGATTGCGCATATTCAGCCATCAG AGGGCCGACATCATACGAGGATATAAGAACAGTTGATGGTGTTTTATATCCTACATACGAAGATGCTTGCTATGCGTTGGGATTGATGGATGATGACAAAGAATTCATAGAAGCTATCAAAGATGCCAGTGATTGTAGTTCTGCCAC CCTCATGTTGTGTGGGAAGCTACTTGGGAGTATCTTACCGACGATATTCTTTACAAGAAGCGGCGAGAAAATGGACAACCTGGTGAGTTTTGtctag
- the LOC125581839 gene encoding ATP-dependent DNA helicase PIF1-like, with product MNLTIEKIKNIALTEIENHLLSNGCSLKKWPHMPKPEDFGSYNGNRLIDDDLKYVVEDQLKENERLMAMITDEQRGVYEQILDAVLNDSGGVFFLYGYGGTGKTFVYRALSSAIRSRGMIVLNTASSGIAALLLEGGRTAHSRFGIPIDADEFSTCKKMEPGSDRAELVKAAKLIVWDEVPMMSRHCFETLDRTMRDIIRSSENKPFGGKVIVFGGDFRQILPVIPGGGRAETVLAVLNSSYLWEHCKVLKLTKNMRLLAGLTDDAAKELQSFSNWILDIGDGKINLPNDGQVEIDIPSDLLIQNSGEHPIETMAKEVYGQDFQTSTDKDLYRHRAILTPTNDEVDKINDFMLMQLPGEEKVYLSSDSIIPSDVDIDENLKVGAPIMCLRNMDVADGLCNGTRLIVTQLLPHVIEGRIITGNKIAGHPVWIPRMFVTPPDTKFPFRMRRRRFPVTLAFAMTINKSQGPTLESVGLFLPSPVFSHGQLYVALSRVK from the exons ATGAACTTGACCATAGAGAAGATCAAAAATATTGCTCTTACTGAGATCGAAAATCATTTGCTCAGCAATGGTTGTAGCCTCAAGAAATGGCCCCACATGCCAAAGCCAGAAGATTTTGGCTCTTACAACGGCAATCGCCTTATAGATGATGATCTTAAATATGTTGTGGAAGATCAGCTAAAGGAAAATGAAAGACTTATGGCGATGATAACAGATGAGCAAAGAGGGGTATACGAACAGATTCTGGATGCAGTTTTAAATGATAGCGGTGGAGTGTTCTTTCTTTATGGTTATGGAGGCACAGGAAAAACCTTCGTATACAGAGCACTCTCATCAGCGATCCGATCTAGAGGTATGATTGTTCTAAATACCGCATCAAGTGGAATTGCAGCATTGTTGTTGGAAGGAGGTAGAACCGCACATTCCAGATTTGGTATTCCGATAGATGCAGACGAATTCAGTACTTGCAAGAAAATGGAGCCAGGATCAGATCGTGCAGAATTAGTTAAAGCGGCAAAGTTAATTGTCTGGGATGAGGTGCCTATGATGAGCAGACACTGTTTCGAGACGTTGGATCGCACAATGCGTGATATTATAAGATCTTCTGAAAACAAACCTTTTGGGGGTAAAGTTATTGTTTTTGGTGGAGATTTCAGACAGATTTTACCGGTTATACCTGGAGGTGGTAGAGCAGAGACTGTTTTGGCGGTTCTGAATTCGTCATATCTTTGGGAGCACTGCAAAGTTTTGAAGCTAACAAAAAACATGAGATTGCTGGCTGGTCTTACTGATGATGCAGCAAAAGAGCTTCAATCCTTCTCAAACTGGATTTTGGATATTGGagatggaaaaataaatttgccTAACGACGGTCAAGTTGAGATTGACATCCCTTCTGATTTGCTGATACAAAATAGTGGAGAACATCCTATTGAGACTATGGCAAAAGAGGTTTATGGACAAGATTTTCAAACCTCGACAGATAAGGATTTGTATAGACATCGAGCCATTCTTACTCCCACAAATGATGAAGTggataaaataaatgatttcatGCTTATGCAGTTGCCAG GAGAAGAGAAGGTTTACCTTAGCTCTGACAGTATTATCCCATCCGATGTTGACATAGACGAAAAT CTCAAGGTTGGTGCTCCTATCATGTGTCTTCGTAACATGGATGTTGCAGATGGCTTATGTAATGGTACTAGGCTAATTGTTACTCAGTTACTGCCCCATGTGATAGAAGGTAGAATTATAACCGGAAACAAAATTGCTGGACATCCGGTTTGGATCCCTAGAATGTTTGTCACACCACCTGACACAAAGTTTCCCTTCAGAATGCGTCGAAGACGGTTTCCAGTTACTTTGGCTTTCGCGATGACCATCAACAAAAGTCAAGGTCCAACACTGGAAAGTGTTGGGTTGTTTCTGCCTAGTCCAGTGTTCTCTCATGGTCAGCTCTACGttgcactttcaagagttaag
- the LOC106436403 gene encoding pentatricopeptide repeat-containing protein At5g46680 — MVHGLMKTSTKLLNICIDSLCKSRNLQKAESLLIDGIRVGVFPNVITYNTLINGYSRFVGIDEAYAVTHRMREAGIKPDVSTYNSLISGAAKQLLLTRAHQLFDEMLRSGLSPDMRSYNTFMSLYFKLGRHGDAFRILNEDVHLAGLSPRVDTYNILLDALCKSGHIDNAVELFKYIKNRVKPELMTYNILINGLCKSRRVSSANWMLRELERAGYAPNAVTYTTMLKMYFKSKMVEKGLKLFLKMKNEGYTFDGYASCAVVSALIKTGRAEEAYQCMHELVRSGRRSGDIVSYNTLLNLYFKDGNLDAVDDLLEEIERKGLKPDDYTHTIIVNGLLSIGHTGGAEKHLACLGEMGMQPSVVTCNCLIDGLCKAGHVDRAMRLFASMEIRDEYTYTSVVHNLCKDGRLVCASKLLLLCYNKGMKIPSSARRAVLSGLRMTVSYQAARKTHHKFKAAIKSNAIADP, encoded by the coding sequence ATGGTTCATGGATTAATGAAAACCTCCACGAAGCTACTAAACATCTGCATCGATTCCCTCTGCAAATCTCGAAACTTGCAGAAAGCAGAATCATTACTCATAGACGGAATCAGAGTAGGTGTCTTCCCCAACGTCATCACTTACAACACCTTAATCAACGGCTACTCTCGTTTCGTCGGCATCGACGAAGCTTACGCCGTAACACATCGTATGAGAGAAGCCGGAATCAAACCAGACGTCTCTACATACAATTCCCTCATCTCTGGAGCTGCGAAACAGCTATTGCTAACTCGCGCCCACCAACTGTTCGACGAAATGCTTCGCTCAGGTTTATCTCCAGATATGCGGAGTTACAACACTTTCATGTCTCTCTACTTCAAGCTAGGGAGACACGGAGACGCGTTTCGGATTCTGAACGAGGATGTTCACCTCGCTGGGCTGTCTCCACGTGTTGACACTTACAACATTCTTCTCGACGCGCTTTGCAAGAGTGGGCATATAGATAATGCTGTTGAGCTCTTTAAGTACATAAAGAACCGGGTTAAACCTGAGCTCATGACTTATAACATTCTCATCAACGGGCTTTGTAAATCAAGAAGAGTTAGCTCCGCGAATTGGATGCTGAGGGAGCTCGAGAGAGCAGGGTACGCTCCGAATGCTGTTACATACACAACAATgctaaaaatgtattttaagaGCAAGATGGTTGAGAAAGGGCTTAAGCTTTTCTTGAAAATGAAGAACGAAGGGTATACCTTTGACGGGTACGCGAGCTGTGCAGTTGTTAGTGCTTTGATTAAGACAGGGAGAGCAGAGGAGGCATATCAATGTATGCATGAGCTGGTGAGAAGCGGTAGACGAAGTGGGGACATTGTTTCTTACAACACATTGTTGAATCTTTATTTTAAAGATGGGAACTTAGATGCAGTGGATGATCTGTTGGAAGAGATTGAGCGGAAAGGATTGAAGCCTGATGACTACACGCACACGATTATCGTCAATGGTTTGTTGAGTATAGGACATACTGGAGGAGCTGAGAAGCATTTGGCCTGTTTGGGAGAGATGGGGATGCAGCCTAGTGTCGTCACTTGTAACTGTTTGATCGATGGGTTGTGCAAAGCAGGTCATGTAGACCGTGCCATGAGGTTGTTTGCCTCGATGGAGATTAGAGATGAGTATACTTATACTTCTGTTGTGCATAATCTATGCAAAGATGGGCGGCTTGTATGCGCTTCGAAGCTGCTATTGTTGTGTTACAATAAAGGAATGAAGATTCCGTCATCGGCTAGACGAGCTGTGTTGTCGGGTTTGCGGATGACGGTATCTTACCAGGCAGCGAGGAAGACGCATCACAAATTTAAAGCGGCTATAAAGAGCAATGCAATAGCGGATCCTTAA
- the LOC106436411 gene encoding protein RGF1 INDUCIBLE TRANSCRIPTION FACTOR 1, with translation MAIEDNRNPNQEIKPKSRRIIGGGGPEEEENQWPPWLKPLLKENFFVLCNFHGHSPKNECNMYCLDCTNGSLCSLCLEHHKDHRTIQIRRLSYHHVIRVNEIQMHLDILSVQTYVNNSAKVVFLNERPQLERVRGVRVTNACDVCSRGLVDDCFCFCSLGCKVAGTSRSFEKGREHTVMESENSSNISGVEDDDIPKPQSVNASTPQLPTSTSTSLRKRPRKGIPQRSPLQ, from the exons ATGGCGATTGAAGACAACAGGAACCCAAATCAAGAAATCAAGCCTAAGAGCAGAAGAATCATT GGAGGTGGTGgaccagaggaagaagagaaccaGTGGCCTCCATGGCTGAAACCATTACTGAAAGAAAACTTCTTTGTTCTATGCAACTTTCATGGACACTCACCTAAAAACGAATGCAACATGTATTGTTTGGACTGCACCAATGGCTCGCTTTGCTCTCTCTGTCTTGAACACCACAAGGATCATCGTACCATCCAG ATAAGGAGATTGTCGTATCACCATGTTATAAGGGTCAACGAGATTCAGATGCATTTAGATATCTTGAGCGTTCAGACTTATGTGAACAACAGCGCAAAGGTTGTGTTTTTGAATGAAAGGCCTCAGCTTGAGCGCGTTAGAGGAGTTAGAGTTACTAATGCCTGCGATGTCTGTTCTCGTGGCCTTGTTGACGATTGCTTTTGCTTTTGCTCTCTTGGCTGCAAG GTAGCAGGAACTTCTAGAAGCTTTGAGAAGGGACGGGAGCATACAGTAATGGAATCAGAGAATTCGAGCAACATTTCAGGAGTAGAGGATGATGACATTCCAAAGCCACAGAGTGTAAACGCATCAACACCACAACTTCCTACTTCTACTTCTACTTCTTTGAGAAAAAGACCAAGAAAGGGTATCCCTCAACGATCTCCACTGCAATGA